A region of the bacterium genome:
CGGCGCGAGCGCCATAACCGCGCTGACCGCGCAAAATTCCCTCGGCGTCCAGTCGGTCCACCCGGTGGAGCCGGAAGTTCTCGGCGCGCAGATGCGAAGCGTGCTTTCCGACATCGGGGCGGACGCCGCAAAGACGGGGATGCTCTTCAACGAGGGGCTCATCAGGGAAGCCGCCCTCGAACTCGACATCTATCCGGTGGAAAAGCTGGTCGTCGATCCGGTTATGGTCGCCAAGGGCGGCGCTTCGCTCCTTCGGGACGACGCGGTAGCTGCCCTGCAAAAGTTCATCCTTCCCAAGGCCCTTGTGGTCACTCCCAACATCCCCGAAGCGGAGGCGCTCTCCGGCGTCACGATAACGAATCTCGAAACGACCCTTCTGGCGATGGAAAGGATTCTCGAAACGGGGCCGAAGGCGGTGCTGCTCAAGGGCGGCCATGTGCCCGGCAGGACCGTGACCGACTTTCTCTGGGAAAAGGACAGGGAGGTCGAAGCCTTCACCTCCCCGCGCATCGAGACGCAAAACACTCACGGCACCGGCTGTACCCTCAGCGCCGCCATAGCCGCCTACCTCGCGCGCGGCGAGACCCTGAGAAACGCCGTCGCCAGGGCGAGGGCTTTCCTATACCGCGCCATAGCGCACGGCTACGAGACCGGCGCGGGCCACGGCTCGACCAATCCTTACGAAGGAGCTCTGGGCG
Encoded here:
- the thiD gene encoding bifunctional hydroxymethylpyrimidine kinase/phosphomethylpyrimidine kinase translates to MKKVLTIAGSDSGGGAGIQADLRVFALLGCHGASAITALTAQNSLGVQSVHPVEPEVLGAQMRSVLSDIGADAAKTGMLFNEGLIREAALELDIYPVEKLVVDPVMVAKGGASLLRDDAVAALQKFILPKALVVTPNIPEAEALSGVTITNLETTLLAMERILETGPKAVLLKGGHVPGRTVTDFLWEKDREVEAFTSPRIETQNTHGTGCTLSAAIAAYLARGETLRNAVARARAFLYRAIAHGYETGAGHGSTNPYEGALGGGERALMERLFTAWELLEEENPVGLIPEVQSNLAEALDGAQTFDDVAGFPGRIIKAGGRIRRVDGPRFGATRHMAKILLASIRHQSPFRAVMNVRYGLEVVEACRRAGLSVASFSRDDEPPEVKAAEGSTLEWGTSWVLETKGFAPDVIYDEGDRGKEPMIRIFGTDAIEVAKRVNAVWRELKGG